The DNA segment AATCCTTCTAATTGTTGTGTATGTAGTAATTGCCATGATTGCTTTCGGTAGCAATTATCATTACGAAAAATCGATGGTTATCAAAGCTCCGAAAGAAAAAGTATGGCAGCAGGTAAGCTCGATGCAGGCATTTAATCAATGGAATCCGTGGATGAAACTGGATCCGAATATGAAAATTACTTATTCTGGAAATTCCGGTGAAGTTGGTGATAAATACTGTTGGGACAGTAAAAATGATGAAGCCGGAGCGGGCTGTCAGGAACTTAAAGAGGTTGTCCCTGGCCAAAAGCAAAAAACAGAAATGATTTTTAAAAGGCCGTTTGACGGACAGGCTACTTCTGAAATTACAATTTCTCCTGAAGGAAACGATACAAATGTAACCTGGACTATGGATACGGAGCAGGAAACATGGATGAAAATCATGAGGCCGATGATGGATTACCAGATGGGAAAGTCTTATGAAGAAGGATTAAACAATCTCAAAAAATTAGTTGAAAAATAAAACGAAGCTCTGCAAATCTGCAGGGCTTTTTTCTTACTATTCTTTTGATTGATTGAATTATAATTGTTATCGTAAGGGAAAGGAATATTATTTAAAAAAATATTATCTTTATATAAAGATTCGATGTATGGAGAAGATAGTGTTTGAGAAAAATAACATAAGAGATTATGTAAAAACCGTAATTGCCGAGAAAATAGAAAAGCTTAAAAACTTTATTGAATTCACTCAGGAAGCAAGCCGCGATATAAAAAAAACTCCCAAATATGACAGCATGCGCGAGGAAATGCAGGAAGAAATTTACCAGATGCAGCGACAGTTGGGAGCTCTAAATGATTTGAGAAGAAATATGGCCAAAGTACTGAATAATTCTACGGAAAGAGTACAGCTCGGTTCTCTGGTGATTACGAATAAAGCCCGGTTTTATATTTCAGTTTCGCTTGGGGAGTTCTTTTTTGAAGGCGACCGGTTCTACGCCATCTCCTCAGAAAGCCCGATGGCAAAGAAAATGATGGGCATGAAATCAGGCGACGAGTTCACGTTGAATAAAATCCATCAGAAAATTATTGAAGTTTTATGATAGTGAGAAGTGAGAAGTGAAAAGTGAAACGTATTTTGCTAAGCTTCTTACTTCTTACTGCTCACTTCTCACTGTTAACATCTCACTTCTGTGTCTTTTTTGTAATTTTGCACTATGAATAAAGCAGAAGTTTTAAAAGAAATCATAGGACAAAGAAGAAGCGTT comes from the Chryseobacterium nepalense genome and includes:
- a CDS encoding SRPBCC family protein, producing MKTILKILGVIILLIVVYVVIAMIAFGSNYHYEKSMVIKAPKEKVWQQVSSMQAFNQWNPWMKLDPNMKITYSGNSGEVGDKYCWDSKNDEAGAGCQELKEVVPGQKQKTEMIFKRPFDGQATSEITISPEGNDTNVTWTMDTEQETWMKIMRPMMDYQMGKSYEEGLNNLKKLVEK